Genomic segment of Bacteroidales bacterium:
GCACAGGGGATTGATCCGGATGTTGTTCCGGGGGATGCTGAACTCTCCGAAGAAGATAATGCTGACAAAGGGCTCCTGAAGCGCAGAGTCATCACCAAAGGGGCAGGTTATGGGAATTCGGTGGGATTCACTTTTGGAATTCCAATGAGCCTGCCGATGACTGCGGAGGGATTCAGTGTTGGAAATCCGGCCGGTGATGAAAGTCATTTTGGATTGTTGCCTGGTTTACAGCTTGGAGCAACTGGCAACCTGATTCTTAAGCCCAAACTGGAAGCCTCTGTGGGTTTGCTTTACAGCCTGTCCCGCTTCAGTTATTCAGCTACCCCCATGTCTTTCACCTCCTACCGCTATGAGGAGGCACAACACCAGCTGTTAATGCCTCTTTCGGTGATCTATAAGTTTAACCCTGAAGATATGAGGATATGCTATTATCTCAGGGGGGGGGCGGAACCTGGCTTCCTTTTGCTTGCTTCGGGCAAGGGTACCAGAACTTTTGAAAGTACCCGGGATGATCTGTCTGTAGAAAGAGTAGAAATTACGGAATCCAGAAAGCCCTTCAGTCTGAATTTATTGCTTGGCGGTGGTGTCAGGATACCGCTGAATAAGGCCTTTATTTACGCGGAGGCAAGCTTAAGCTCTGATATCTTTCGGTCGAACCGGGACACTTACCGTTATCCAGACAACGAC
This window contains:
- a CDS encoding outer membrane beta-barrel protein produces the protein MPKRIVIFFLLILGLHTIMAQDLVDCIYLLEDGREAYEAGMVELVPELLLECIRTNGLSGEAKKEAYKLVINSYLFDYLSDEADSLMDHFVLEFPDYRAANSDSQGFVFLLDSHLRAQGIDPDVVPGDAELSEEDNADKGLLKRRVITKGAGYGNSVGFTFGIPMSLPMTAEGFSVGNPAGDESHFGLLPGLQLGATGNLILKPKLEASVGLLYSLSRFSYSATPMSFTSYRYEEAQHQLLMPLSVIYKFNPEDMRICYYLRGGAEPGFLLLASGKGTRTFESTRDDLSVERVEITESRKPFSLNLLLGGGVRIPLNKAFIYAEASLSSDIFRSNRDTYRYPDNDLTWVLYHVDSDFRVFQLSIWAGICWDLTKE